From one Rosa rugosa chromosome 4, drRosRugo1.1, whole genome shotgun sequence genomic stretch:
- the LOC133706932 gene encoding protein arginine N-methyltransferase 1.6 isoform X2, whose product MFHRNLLPLLSKQVTLHLKPRLTRAMSSQFQLRVNPLTGNSEWIVIDENEPEGPTPNTSQNALLATTSYLDMLNDSPRNRAYRQAIDKTVTKPCRVLDIGAGTGLLSMMAARAMGSTTCRMVTACESYLPMVKLMKKVLRLNDMEKQIKLINKRSDELELGVDINSRAQVVVSEILDSELLGEGLIPSLQHAHDMLLVESPETVPYRATTYGQLVESTFLWKLHDLRGNEAEACDGIRLVPTGFEDVLGVKQQQYAFHCEAIANEVKLLSEPFRIFEFDFSKRPESRGETELSIKATNDGRVHAVISWWILQLDREGTIFYSTAPRWINLPVNISHGDWCDHWKQCVWFIPGEGMSVNKDEEVCLHAVHTDISISYTIKSPVSRNKRVQYDLTGRDFKLILPPERIAIYGDSVWRHTMFNAISNALQGRVDPLCIVADDSVFLTLLIAHLSKTSHVISFFPGLQDKGLQYLQAVASANNFSVDRVEYIKKKKTKLTVHDTHQRKVDLLIAEPFYYGTDSMLPWQNLRFWNERTMLDSVLSEDALIMPCKAILKACALSIPGHVVNYLGSKRVLVCPILFGSAEMLRNSVKHLRSWSLISQNL is encoded by the exons ATGTTTCATAGGAACTTACTACCATTGTTGTCAAAACAAGTCACCCTTCACCTTAAACCTCGTCTCACCCGAGCAATGAGCTCCCAGTTCCAGCTCCGAGTCAACCCACTCACCGGCAACTCGGAGTGGATCGTCATCGACGAAAACGAACCAGAAGGCCCAACTCCCAACACTTCCCAAAATGCCCTCCTCGCCACAACCTCGTACCTCGACATGCTCAACGACTCTCCGAGGAACAGAGCTTACCGCCAAGCCATAGACAAGACCGTAACTAAACCCTGCCGTGTTCTTGATATTGG CGCCGGAACTGGGTTGCTGTCGATGATGGCTGCGCGGGCAATGGGGTCGACGACATGTCGTATGGTGACTGCCTGTGAGTCTTACCTTCCAATGGTGAAACTAATGAAGAAGGTTCTGCGCTTGAACGACATGGAAAAGCAGATAAAACTGATCAACAAGCGTTCTGATGAGCTCGAGTTGGGTGTTGATATCAATTCTCGCGCTCAAGTTGTT GTTAGTGAGATATTGGATTCAGAGTTGTTGGGTGAAGGGTTGATACCTTCTCTGCAACATGCGCATGACATGTTGTTGGTGGAGAGTCCTGAAACGGTGCCGTATAGAGCAACCACTTATGGCCAG TTGGTTGAGAGCACATTTTTGTGGAAGCTTCATGATTTACGCGGTAATGAGGCAGAAGCGTGTGATGGGATTCGTCTTGTTCCAACCGGGTTTGAGGATGTTTTGGGTGTTAAGCAGCAACAATATGCGTTTCATTGCGAGGCTATAGCAAATGAAGTGAAACTG CTGTCGGAACCCTTCAGGatctttgaatttgatttttcgAAACGGCCAGAGAGTCGTGGAGAAACTGAGCTATCTATAAAGGCGACTAATGATGGTCGAGTTCATGCTGTAATTTCATG GTGGATACTTCAGCTTGATCGAGAAGGGACAATCTTTTATTCCACTGCCCCTAGGTGGATAAATTTGCCAGTCAACATTA GTCATGGGGATTGGTGTGACCATTGGAAACAGTGTGTTTGGTTTATCCCTGGTGAAGGTATGTCCGTAAACAAGGATGAAGAAGTTTGTTTGCATGCTGTTCATACAGATATTAGCATCTCATATACTATCAAGAGCCCCGTGTCAAGAAACAAGCGTGTGCAGTATGACTTAACTGGCAGGGATTTCAAGCTCATACTACCACCAGAAAGAATTGCAATTTATGGAGACAGTGTATGGAGGCATACCATGTTTAATGCAATAAGTAATGCG TTACAGGGAAGAGTTGATCCATTATGCATTGTTGCAGATGACAGCGTCTTCTTAACTCTACTCATTGCCCATCTTTCTAAAACATCACATGTGATATCATTTTTTCCGGGGTTGCAAGACAAGGGTTTGCAATATCTGCAAGCTGTCGCCAGTGCCAACAATTTCTCAGTGGATCGTGTAGAATatattaaaaagaagaaaactaagTTAACTGTGCACGATACACATCAGAGAAAG GTTGACCTGTTGATTGCAGAACCTTTCTACTATGGAACAGATAGCATGCTTCCATGGCAGAATCTCCGGTTCTG GAATGAGCGGACAATGCTGGATTCTGTCCTATCAGAAGATGCATTGATAATGCCTTGTAAGGCAATATTGAAGGCTTGTGCATTGTCTATCCCT GGGCATGTGGTGAACTACCTGGGGAGCAAGAGGGTCCTTGTCTGCCCTATTTTATTTGGCAGTGCGGAAATGTTAAG AAACTCAGTGAAGCATTTACGGTCATGGAGTTTGATTTCTCAAAACCTATAA
- the LOC133745578 gene encoding bifunctional adenosine 5'-phosphosulfate phosphorylase/adenylylsulfatase HINT4, with amino-acid sequence MAGAAAASRCIFCQIAGKSSSTPLLHTDEKVVAFQDIKPAATRHYLVIPVDHIPTVNDLQRRPEDYSLASHMLEVGKTLLQRDAPQCHQYRFGFHQPPFNSVNHLHLHCFALPYTPRWKHIKYLSVGSFGFIEAEKLLEKIKPLPSQL; translated from the exons ATGGCGGGAGCCGCGGCAGCTTCACGCTGCATCTTCTGCCAGATCGCCGGAAAATCCTCCTCTACCCCTCTCCTCCACACg GATGAAAAGGTCGTTGCTTTTCAAGACATCAAACCCGCTGCTACAAG GCACTACTTGGTTATTCCTGTGGATCACATCCCAACTGTTAATGATCTTCAAAGGAGACCTGAAGACTACTCTTTGG CAAGTCACATGTTAGAAGTGGGGAAAACACTATTACAAAGAGATGCACCTCAATGCCATCAATACAG GTTTGGCTTTCATCAACCTCCATTTAACTCTGTTAACCATCTTCACCTCCATTGTTTTGCACTACCTTATACACCCAG ATGGAAACATATAAAATATTTGTCTGTGGGATCATTTGGATTTATTGAAGCTGAAAAGTTGTTGGAGAAGATTAAGCCTCTGCCTTCACAACTGTGA